One window of Desulfobacca acetoxidans DSM 11109 genomic DNA carries:
- a CDS encoding thioredoxin family protein, giving the protein MGLTASDICDLQQWQVKLTRSLPLRFLKNQRPESDLLMPFLELFKQHVPSTPVITEAIPEDELPGLAVGKVWRYHAVPEGIKLILLGEILAALNGAVSVGEETWRNRWQQLPLAPELTIFISPQCPFCPQMVRRLIPLTIVPPQALITLIDASLFLETARQFEIKAVPTLLVNGVYRLTGAFQVDELLDLLEKADPAQLPAAFLERMLTDGQAARVAEMMLAHGAIFTNFLPLLTHPEINVRLGAMVAVEAIGEVDPVLAASVLPWLWQEYPQHEMAVQGDILYLIGEWGDSSWLPVLEAALVDTEAAELRESLEEALTKIAQKSAN; this is encoded by the coding sequence ATGGGGCTGACAGCATCTGACATATGCGATCTGCAGCAATGGCAGGTCAAATTGACCCGATCACTCCCCTTGCGGTTTCTTAAGAATCAACGGCCGGAGAGCGACCTGCTGATGCCGTTCTTGGAGTTATTCAAACAACATGTCCCATCAACGCCGGTCATCACCGAAGCCATTCCCGAAGATGAGCTTCCAGGGTTGGCGGTCGGGAAAGTCTGGCGATATCACGCCGTGCCGGAGGGCATCAAGCTGATCCTGTTGGGAGAAATTCTAGCGGCTTTGAACGGCGCTGTTTCGGTCGGGGAAGAGACCTGGCGGAATCGGTGGCAACAGTTGCCCCTGGCCCCGGAGTTGACCATTTTCATCTCCCCTCAGTGCCCTTTTTGTCCTCAGATGGTCCGACGCCTGATTCCTCTCACGATAGTGCCACCTCAGGCCCTGATCACCTTAATCGATGCCAGTCTGTTTCTGGAAACGGCCCGGCAGTTTGAGATTAAAGCGGTTCCGACCCTGTTGGTAAACGGCGTCTACCGGCTCACCGGGGCTTTTCAGGTGGACGAGCTCCTGGACCTATTGGAAAAGGCCGACCCCGCCCAACTGCCGGCGGCTTTTTTAGAAAGAATGCTCACCGACGGGCAGGCGGCGCGGGTAGCTGAGATGATGTTGGCCCATGGCGCTATCTTTACCAATTTTCTGCCGTTGTTGACGCATCCGGAGATCAACGTCCGCTTGGGGGCCATGGTGGCGGTGGAGGCGATAGGTGAAGTCGACCCCGTCCTGGCCGCCAGCGTTTTGCCCTGGCTGTGGCAGGAGTATCCTCAGCATGAGATGGCGGTGCAGGGTGATATCCTCTATCTTATCGGCGAGTGGGGTGACTCATCCTGGCTGCCGGTTCTGGAAGCTGCCCTGGTCGATACCGAGGCGGCGGAGCTACGGGAAAGTCTTGAGGAGGCGCTAACGAAAATTGCTCAGAAATCAGCTAACTGA
- a CDS encoding 4Fe-4S dicluster domain-containing protein, producing METALPQNLTPDFSFSDEILQDRHIAVTDCYQCTKCSSGCPLTFAMDLLPHQIIRLSALGQKDLVLSSNTIWVCSACETCTTRCPNDIDIAGVMDYLKEQAVKSGRPSPQRDVLAFHRSFLADIRLSGGRLNEPLLMGLFALRRKGLLTKLMTGAMTDDLKLGFKMFQKGRLSIKPPQKVQAKAELKNLFKKAKS from the coding sequence ATGGAAACGGCTTTACCCCAAAATTTGACGCCGGATTTTAGTTTTAGCGATGAAATCCTGCAAGACCGCCACATCGCCGTGACGGATTGTTATCAATGTACGAAATGTTCTTCGGGTTGCCCGCTCACCTTTGCCATGGACTTGCTGCCCCATCAGATCATCCGGTTGTCGGCGCTAGGTCAAAAAGACCTGGTTCTGAGCAGCAATACCATCTGGGTCTGCTCCGCCTGTGAAACCTGCACAACGCGTTGCCCCAACGATATTGATATTGCCGGCGTCATGGACTACCTTAAAGAACAGGCTGTTAAATCCGGTCGACCGTCGCCGCAGCGAGACGTGCTGGCCTTTCATAGGTCCTTTCTGGCTGACATTCGACTTTCGGGAGGGCGGCTGAACGAACCGCTTCTGATGGGCCTGTTTGCCTTGCGGCGGAAGGGCCTTTTGACCAAACTGATGACCGGTGCCATGACGGACGACCTTAAGCTGGGTTTCAAAATGTTTCAGAAAGGACGTCTCAGTATCAAACCGCCCCAGAAGGTGCAGGCCAAGGCGGAGTTGAAGAACCTTTTTAAGAAAGCAAAGTCGTAG
- a CDS encoding CoB--CoM heterodisulfide reductase iron-sulfur subunit B family protein has product MKVSYYPGCSLEHSARDYEESIEAVAGLLDVQLEEIPDWNCCGATAAHSLNKYLSLALPARNLVHAEGIGQDVVVPCALCFNRLKAAEHALLGPEQASLGMDYQGTIRVWDLLDFLTQEAILDQIRDRIAKPLKGLQTVCYYGCMVARPPKITSSRNCENPTNMDRLVKTLGADPYPWSYKTDCCGAGFTISRPDIIDTLVKRLYDRALEAGAECFVVSCQMCQANLDISQERIARNTGQNYYLPVLYFTELIGLALGHPDVQTWLSRHFVDPLPLLQDKGLI; this is encoded by the coding sequence ATGAAAGTTTCCTACTACCCTGGTTGTTCCCTGGAGCACAGCGCCAGAGATTATGAGGAGTCTATTGAGGCGGTGGCGGGTTTGCTGGACGTCCAGCTTGAGGAAATTCCGGACTGGAACTGCTGCGGCGCTACTGCGGCGCACAGCCTCAACAAATACCTATCCCTGGCCCTTCCGGCCCGTAATCTGGTCCATGCCGAAGGAATCGGCCAGGATGTCGTCGTCCCCTGCGCTCTGTGCTTTAATCGCCTTAAGGCGGCGGAACACGCCCTGCTGGGACCCGAGCAGGCATCGCTCGGGATGGATTACCAAGGTACCATAAGGGTCTGGGATCTGCTGGATTTTTTGACTCAAGAGGCAATCCTGGATCAGATCAGAGACAGAATTGCCAAGCCCCTAAAGGGTCTGCAGACCGTCTGCTATTACGGCTGCATGGTGGCCCGGCCGCCTAAGATCACTAGCAGCAGGAATTGTGAAAACCCTACCAATATGGACAGACTCGTAAAAACTTTGGGCGCCGATCCATACCCCTGGTCCTACAAGACCGATTGTTGCGGGGCGGGCTTTACGATTTCCCGGCCTGATATTATCGACACCCTGGTCAAGCGCCTCTATGATCGGGCCCTCGAGGCCGGAGCGGAATGTTTCGTGGTCTCCTGCCAGATGTGCCAGGCCAATCTGGATATCTCGCAGGAGCGAATCGCCCGGAACACCGGCCAAAATTATTACCTGCCAGTGCTCTATTTTACTGAACTGATCGGTCTGGCACTGGGCCACCCGGACGTTCAGACCTGGCTTAGCCGCCACTTTGTCGATCCCTTGCCCCTGCTGCAGGACAAGGGCTTGATATAA
- a CDS encoding FAD-dependent oxidoreductase, whose product MVTDAKKTIGAVMVVGGGIAGQQAALDTANAGFKVYLVEKDISLGGIMAKLDKTFPTNDCSTCMLSPKLIEVGMHPDIEIITQAEVKKVEGEPGNFSVTLLQQPRYIDLEKCNACGDCAKVCPVEMPSAFDEGMGLRRAAYQHFPQAIPAQYAIKKFDRPPCVNACPANIKVQGYVQLIKVGKYEEAVRLIMDDLPLPGVLGRICPHPCESACRRQEIDEAIAICNLKRFAADQVDPASLTIPMIAKKKEKIAIIGSGPAGLSCAYQLARRGYQCTIFEALPVAGGMLRVGIPDYRLPKTVLDQEIAYIQRWGVEIKTNTALGADFSLDDLFKNGYKAVFLGLGCHMGGELGIPGEEAAGVIQGVDLLRQLALGQEPAIGKKVVVIGGGNVAFDVARSARRLGSEVTILYRRTRTEMPANIEEIEEAECEDIDIQYLIAPQEVIVQDGVTVGLQCIRMELGESDVSGRRRPIPKPGTEFVVDCDMIVPAIGQRANLNGITGAGIRTTRWGTIEADPITYMTSREGVFAAGDVHVGPWIAIGAVAGGKEAAESIDRFLWGRDLGAGRGLSEEAKAMQHWMDIPLDEEKHPRQGMPQLPHELCCTCFDEVKLGYTEEQARAEAARCLNCGGCSECMQCVAACQAGAIIHDQRPQLQELQVGAIILAPGYRPFDARQKAEYGYGRYANVVTALEFERILSATGPFHGHVQRPSDGQSPKKIAWIQCVGSRDKSINRNYCSSVCCMYATKQSIIAKEHDAQVEPSIFFIDMRAHGKGFDRYYERAQEIGVRYVRSMISRIAEKPQTKNLELSFVDANGTIATEEFDLVVLSVGLDVHPDALPLGECLGIETNPWNYAISRPFDEVATSRDGVFTCGVYQAPKDIPETVTQALSAAASAAALLTEAQGSMLSQKTYPPERDVSQEEPRVGVFVCHCGINIAGVVDVAQVTEYVKTLPYVTYADHYTFTCANDSLEKMKEIIEAHKLNRVVVASCSPRTHEPLFQDNLRQAGLNKYLFEMANIRDQDSWVHQGEPARATELAKDLIRMAVGRALKLESFRETQFKVVQRGLVIGGGLVGMTAALTLAEAGYEATLVEKTPELGGMARRPHFTRDGHLVTPFMEELIRRVRNHPRIEVLTEAKVVDFNGHLGRFTSIVQTGDGSRREVFHGAAILAPGAVEYRPEEYLYGQSDRIMTLMELEEKSAGGWQPTPGGSVVMILCVGSREPEHPYCSRVCCTKAINNAIWIKEKDPSAQVAILYRDIRTFGFNELYYQKARELGVRFIRFDRENKPEVVTEADGLRVSVFDQNLRTNILLPADCLVLAAALRPSPGMAEAARVYKLSLDMDGFFLEAHIKLRPLDFTSDGFFLAGTAHSPKFTEEAIAQGKGAAARAMGILSRATMEISGAVAYVNPDACVGCLNCLRACPYGVPEFNRELDSIVIDPASCHGCGNCCATCPAMAIDIKHSKGAQFESLLKAI is encoded by the coding sequence ATGGTGACGGACGCAAAAAAAACCATCGGGGCAGTGATGGTGGTTGGTGGCGGCATCGCCGGTCAGCAAGCCGCGCTGGACACTGCCAACGCCGGTTTCAAAGTTTATCTGGTGGAAAAGGATATCTCCCTGGGCGGCATTATGGCGAAATTGGACAAAACCTTTCCCACCAACGATTGTTCGACCTGTATGCTCTCCCCGAAACTGATCGAAGTAGGTATGCATCCTGATATTGAGATTATCACCCAGGCCGAGGTCAAGAAGGTGGAAGGAGAGCCCGGCAATTTTTCCGTCACCCTTTTACAACAGCCACGGTACATTGATTTAGAAAAATGCAATGCCTGCGGCGACTGTGCCAAGGTCTGTCCGGTGGAAATGCCTTCGGCCTTCGATGAGGGAATGGGCCTCCGCCGGGCTGCTTATCAGCATTTTCCACAGGCCATTCCGGCCCAGTATGCTATTAAAAAGTTTGACCGGCCTCCCTGTGTCAACGCCTGTCCGGCGAATATCAAAGTTCAGGGATATGTGCAACTGATTAAGGTGGGGAAATACGAGGAAGCGGTCAGGTTAATCATGGACGACCTGCCCCTGCCGGGGGTTCTGGGCCGCATCTGCCCGCATCCCTGTGAGAGCGCCTGCCGCCGGCAAGAAATAGACGAAGCCATAGCCATCTGCAACCTGAAGCGCTTTGCCGCCGATCAGGTGGATCCAGCCAGCCTGACCATTCCCATGATAGCCAAAAAGAAGGAAAAAATCGCTATTATCGGTTCCGGCCCGGCGGGTCTTTCCTGCGCCTATCAACTGGCCCGGCGAGGCTATCAGTGCACGATCTTCGAGGCCCTGCCGGTTGCAGGAGGCATGCTGCGCGTCGGCATCCCCGACTATCGTCTGCCCAAGACCGTGTTGGACCAGGAAATTGCCTACATCCAGCGATGGGGCGTCGAGATCAAGACCAACACCGCCCTGGGAGCAGATTTTTCCCTGGATGATCTTTTTAAAAATGGTTACAAGGCGGTCTTTCTGGGTCTCGGGTGTCACATGGGCGGGGAACTGGGCATCCCCGGAGAGGAGGCTGCCGGGGTTATTCAGGGAGTTGATCTCTTGCGCCAGCTGGCTTTGGGTCAAGAACCGGCGATCGGCAAAAAGGTCGTGGTTATCGGCGGCGGCAATGTGGCTTTTGACGTCGCCCGCTCCGCCAGGCGGCTGGGTTCGGAGGTGACCATCCTCTATCGCCGCACCCGCACGGAAATGCCGGCCAATATCGAGGAAATTGAAGAAGCCGAATGTGAAGACATCGATATCCAATACCTAATCGCCCCCCAGGAAGTCATCGTCCAAGACGGCGTAACCGTGGGGCTGCAATGCATCCGCATGGAGTTGGGAGAATCCGACGTTTCCGGGCGGCGGCGGCCTATCCCCAAACCTGGGACCGAATTTGTGGTGGACTGCGACATGATCGTCCCCGCTATCGGCCAGCGGGCAAACCTCAACGGCATCACCGGTGCAGGCATCCGGACCACGCGGTGGGGCACCATCGAAGCCGACCCGATCACCTATATGACCTCCCGGGAAGGCGTCTTCGCTGCCGGTGATGTCCACGTCGGCCCCTGGATCGCCATCGGCGCCGTGGCCGGAGGCAAAGAAGCGGCTGAATCTATTGACCGGTTTCTATGGGGCCGGGACCTGGGTGCGGGCCGGGGGTTGAGTGAAGAAGCCAAGGCCATGCAGCACTGGATGGACATTCCCCTGGATGAAGAGAAGCATCCTCGTCAGGGCATGCCCCAACTGCCGCACGAACTCTGTTGCACCTGTTTTGATGAAGTGAAGCTGGGTTATACCGAAGAGCAGGCCAGAGCCGAGGCGGCGCGGTGCTTAAACTGCGGCGGCTGCTCCGAGTGTATGCAGTGCGTGGCGGCCTGCCAGGCTGGGGCCATCATTCATGATCAACGACCGCAGCTCCAGGAACTCCAGGTAGGAGCGATTATTCTGGCCCCCGGCTACCGCCCCTTTGACGCCCGGCAGAAAGCTGAGTATGGCTACGGGCGCTACGCCAACGTCGTCACGGCTCTGGAGTTCGAACGCATTCTGTCTGCTACCGGACCGTTTCATGGCCACGTTCAACGTCCTTCTGACGGTCAGTCTCCTAAAAAGATCGCCTGGATTCAGTGCGTCGGTTCCCGGGACAAGTCTATCAACCGGAATTACTGCTCCTCGGTCTGTTGTATGTACGCCACTAAGCAGTCAATCATCGCCAAAGAACACGATGCTCAGGTGGAACCTAGTATCTTCTTTATTGACATGCGGGCCCATGGCAAAGGTTTCGACCGCTATTATGAACGGGCGCAGGAAATCGGCGTCCGCTATGTCCGCTCAATGATCTCTCGCATCGCCGAGAAACCCCAGACCAAGAACCTGGAACTTTCCTTCGTAGACGCCAACGGCACTATTGCCACAGAGGAATTTGATCTGGTGGTTTTGTCAGTCGGACTGGACGTGCACCCGGATGCCCTGCCGTTGGGAGAGTGTTTGGGTATCGAGACTAACCCATGGAATTATGCGATTAGCCGTCCTTTTGATGAGGTGGCTACCTCCCGTGACGGCGTCTTTACCTGCGGCGTTTATCAGGCCCCGAAGGATATTCCCGAGACCGTGACCCAAGCTTTGTCTGCCGCCGCCTCTGCCGCCGCCTTACTGACCGAGGCCCAGGGCAGCATGTTGTCACAGAAGACCTATCCCCCTGAGAGAGACGTTTCGCAAGAAGAACCCCGAGTGGGCGTCTTTGTCTGCCACTGCGGCATCAATATCGCCGGGGTCGTGGACGTGGCCCAGGTCACTGAATACGTCAAGACCCTTCCCTACGTCACCTACGCCGATCATTACACCTTTACCTGTGCCAACGATTCTCTGGAGAAAATGAAGGAGATTATCGAAGCGCATAAGCTGAATCGGGTAGTGGTGGCCTCCTGCAGCCCCCGAACCCACGAACCTCTCTTTCAGGACAATCTACGCCAGGCCGGTCTCAATAAGTATCTCTTTGAAATGGCCAACATCAGGGATCAGGATTCCTGGGTTCACCAGGGAGAACCGGCGCGAGCGACCGAGTTGGCCAAGGACCTCATCCGGATGGCAGTCGGGCGAGCCCTGAAGCTGGAGTCATTTCGGGAGACTCAGTTTAAAGTAGTCCAGCGCGGCCTGGTTATCGGCGGCGGTCTGGTTGGCATGACTGCGGCCCTGACCTTGGCTGAGGCCGGCTACGAAGCCACCTTGGTGGAAAAAACACCCGAACTGGGGGGGATGGCCCGGCGGCCGCACTTCACCCGGGACGGCCACTTGGTCACCCCTTTCATGGAAGAGTTGATCCGGCGGGTGCGAAACCATCCACGGATCGAAGTCCTTACCGAAGCCAAGGTTGTTGATTTCAACGGCCATCTGGGGAGATTTACCAGCATTGTGCAGACCGGCGACGGCAGTCGCAGGGAAGTTTTCCACGGTGCCGCCATACTGGCGCCAGGCGCAGTAGAATATCGGCCGGAAGAATATCTTTATGGTCAATCTGACCGGATTATGACCTTAATGGAACTGGAGGAGAAGTCTGCTGGCGGGTGGCAGCCAACCCCAGGCGGCAGTGTCGTCATGATCCTGTGCGTCGGCTCCAGGGAGCCCGAACATCCTTACTGCTCGCGGGTCTGCTGCACCAAAGCCATCAATAACGCCATCTGGATTAAGGAAAAAGACCCATCGGCCCAGGTTGCTATACTCTACCGGGATATTCGTACGTTCGGGTTCAATGAACTCTACTATCAGAAGGCGCGAGAACTGGGGGTGCGTTTTATCCGCTTTGATCGGGAAAACAAACCAGAGGTGGTAACAGAAGCGGATGGCCTCAGAGTCTCGGTCTTTGATCAAAACCTGCGGACCAACATCCTCCTGCCGGCTGATTGCCTGGTGTTGGCTGCGGCGCTGCGTCCCAGCCCCGGCATGGCCGAAGCCGCCCGGGTCTACAAGCTGTCTTTGGACATGGACGGTTTCTTCCTGGAGGCCCACATTAAGCTGCGGCCCCTGGATTTTACCAGTGACGGGTTTTTCCTGGCGGGAACGGCCCATTCACCTAAGTTTACCGAGGAGGCTATTGCCCAGGGAAAAGGGGCCGCGGCACGGGCTATGGGCATCCTTTCCCGGGCCACTATGGAAATCAGCGGTGCCGTGGCGTATGTCAACCCGGATGCCTGTGTCGGCTGCCTTAATTGCCTGCGGGCCTGTCCCTATGGCGTGCCCGAGTTCAACCGGGAATTGGACAGCATCGTCATCGACCCGGCCTCCTGCCATGGCTGCGGCAACTGCTGCGCCACCTGCCCGGCGATGGCTATCGACATCAAACACAGTAAGGGTGCGCAGTTCGAATCGCTGTTAAAGGCAATTTAA
- a CDS encoding alkaline phosphatase, with translation MGNHSSSPDMGSPNATVLQQFILRPIMLIVIVLSLVYPATAIAAVKNVIVLIMDGCGDEQLTLARWYKGSPLALDAIRVGAVKTYNADSVIPDSASAGTAYAAGVRTNSGVVSLSPKTTTIPPAPAHTLKTPRQPCATVLEGARLLGKSTGVVVTCRISHATPATYMAHTPSRKMDEDITEQAVYQNIDVVMGGGKKYFRPQSAGGNRQDQEDLISVLQTHGYRVIQNRTELHKLDKGKVFGLFASNHLEAEIDRLECAPEQPSLAEMTRKAIQLLSANPAGFFLLVEGSQIDWACHAHDPAHLIGDLLMFDRAVQAALDFAQKDGQTLLLALPDHNTGGMSIGNQCSDHYYTRLQPEALIAPLKKMQLSAPTLWRRVGKDKTPEKIKDTVIRYWGIQLTEKDAQEILKKAEQYGKNAHNAFGEVICPKYTDIGWTTHGHTGGDIPLFACGPHRPVGLLDAPDIGRLTAEAMDLDLNLLSARLFVEARQAFPAQAVRLDHTDPYNPVVRISYHDRQASLPVNKNLLYWGEEVLPLEGVVVYLPETETTYLPVQAIQAIKGESKPLPPITK, from the coding sequence ATGGGAAATCATTCATCATCGCCGGATATGGGAAGCCCTAACGCTACGGTCCTCCAGCAATTTATTCTCCGTCCGATCATGCTGATTGTCATTGTTCTTTCCCTCGTTTATCCCGCAACAGCAATAGCCGCGGTCAAGAACGTCATCGTCCTGATCATGGATGGTTGCGGGGACGAACAGCTCACTCTGGCCCGCTGGTACAAGGGAAGTCCCTTAGCCCTAGACGCCATTCGGGTAGGAGCAGTCAAGACATATAATGCCGATTCGGTCATCCCCGACTCTGCCTCGGCTGGCACTGCGTATGCTGCCGGGGTTCGCACCAATAGCGGGGTGGTCAGTTTAAGTCCTAAAACTACAACTATTCCTCCAGCGCCCGCTCACACCCTAAAAACGCCGCGACAACCTTGCGCTACCGTCCTGGAAGGGGCACGCTTATTGGGAAAGTCCACCGGTGTAGTGGTCACCTGCCGCATCAGCCACGCCACGCCGGCTACCTATATGGCGCATACACCCTCCCGGAAAATGGATGAGGACATCACAGAGCAGGCTGTGTACCAAAATATCGATGTGGTTATGGGCGGAGGGAAAAAATATTTCCGGCCCCAATCCGCCGGGGGTAACCGGCAAGATCAGGAAGACCTTATCAGTGTGCTGCAGACCCATGGCTATCGGGTTATCCAGAACCGGACGGAACTGCACAAGCTTGACAAAGGTAAAGTCTTCGGGCTGTTTGCGTCCAACCACCTCGAAGCTGAAATTGACCGCCTGGAATGTGCTCCCGAACAACCCTCACTGGCGGAAATGACCCGCAAGGCCATTCAACTCTTGTCCGCTAATCCGGCCGGCTTTTTTCTTCTGGTGGAAGGTTCCCAGATTGATTGGGCCTGCCACGCCCACGATCCGGCCCATCTGATTGGCGATCTGCTTATGTTTGACCGGGCAGTTCAGGCAGCTTTAGATTTTGCCCAGAAAGATGGCCAGACCTTACTCCTGGCCTTACCGGACCACAATACCGGCGGCATGAGCATCGGCAATCAGTGCTCTGATCATTATTATACCCGGTTGCAGCCGGAAGCCCTCATTGCCCCCCTGAAGAAAATGCAGCTTTCCGCACCCACCCTTTGGCGTCGGGTGGGCAAAGATAAGACCCCTGAAAAAATCAAGGACACGGTTATCAGATATTGGGGAATACAACTGACCGAGAAAGATGCCCAGGAGATCCTCAAGAAAGCGGAACAGTACGGCAAGAATGCCCACAACGCCTTTGGAGAGGTAATCTGCCCGAAATACACTGATATCGGCTGGACCACCCACGGGCACACCGGCGGTGATATCCCTTTGTTCGCCTGCGGCCCCCATCGTCCCGTCGGTCTGCTCGATGCCCCTGACATCGGTCGCCTCACCGCTGAGGCCATGGATCTGGATCTAAACCTGCTTAGTGCACGTCTCTTTGTCGAGGCCCGGCAAGCCTTCCCGGCCCAGGCGGTGCGGCTTGATCACACCGACCCTTATAATCCGGTAGTCAGGATCAGTTATCATGACCGGCAGGCATCGTTGCCGGTGAACAAAAACCTCCTCTATTGGGGGGAAGAGGTTCTTCCCCTCGAAGGGGTCGTGGTCTACCTTCCGGAAACCGAGACAACGTATCTTCCGGTTCAGGCAATACAGGCCATTAAAGGGGAATCCAAACCGTTGCCTCCGATTACGAAATAA
- the gap gene encoding type I glyceraldehyde-3-phosphate dehydrogenase yields MAKVAINGMGRIGRAALKIILNTPELDLAAVNDLMGMDNLLYLLKYDTVYGRYDRPVSAVGGILRVGDKEIQFFSEKDPTKLPWKELDIDVVLECTGVFTSREGLEKHIQAGAKNVILSAPVKGDGEIPMVVHCVNTPEGRCQIISSASCTTNCIAPVMEIIDRHIGIKKALMTTIHAYTSSQAIVDGPAKKVRRGRAGAANFVPTSTGAAKATTVALPQLKGKFDGVAVRGPVPVGSLVDIVLLSARPTTVAEINQIFKEEAAGPRYQGVLGYAEDEIVSSDVIRDSRASIFDPSMTTVVDGDLVKVMSWYDNEWGYTNQMIREAVRIVKG; encoded by the coding sequence ATGGCAAAGGTTGCAATTAATGGCATGGGGAGAATCGGCCGGGCGGCGTTAAAGATTATCCTCAACACCCCGGAACTCGATCTGGCCGCCGTAAATGATCTGATGGGGATGGACAACCTGCTTTATCTCCTAAAATACGATACGGTTTACGGCCGCTATGACCGACCGGTATCGGCCGTTGGCGGCATCTTACGGGTGGGAGACAAAGAGATACAATTTTTTAGTGAAAAAGATCCCACCAAGCTGCCCTGGAAGGAACTTGACATCGATGTCGTCTTAGAATGCACCGGCGTCTTTACCAGCAGAGAGGGTCTGGAAAAACACATCCAGGCCGGCGCCAAAAACGTCATCCTCTCGGCTCCGGTAAAAGGCGATGGCGAAATCCCGATGGTGGTGCACTGCGTCAACACCCCTGAAGGCCGATGCCAGATTATCTCCAGCGCGAGCTGCACTACCAACTGCATTGCCCCGGTGATGGAGATCATCGATCGCCATATCGGTATCAAGAAGGCGCTCATGACCACTATTCACGCCTATACCTCGTCCCAGGCCATCGTCGATGGTCCGGCGAAAAAAGTCAGGCGCGGCCGGGCCGGCGCGGCCAACTTCGTGCCCACTTCCACCGGCGCCGCCAAGGCCACTACCGTCGCCTTGCCCCAGCTCAAAGGCAAATTTGACGGCGTGGCCGTGCGCGGGCCAGTCCCAGTGGGCTCTCTGGTGGATATTGTTCTCCTGAGCGCCCGCCCCACTACAGTGGCTGAAATCAATCAGATATTTAAAGAAGAAGCAGCCGGACCCCGTTACCAGGGCGTTCTGGGCTATGCCGAAGATGAGATTGTCTCCTCCGATGTCATCCGCGACAGCCGAGCCTCTATCTTCGATCCTAGCATGACTACGGTCGTGGACGGCGATCTGGTAAAGGTGATGAGCTGGTATGACAATGAGTGGGGTTACACCAATCAGATGATTCGGGAAGCCGTCCGCATCGTCAAAGGCTAA
- the hpt gene encoding hypoxanthine phosphoribosyltransferase, with product MSPVITPVISRQRIQEQVYDLATRINHDYDNQELVIIGVLKGVFIFLADLVRLLKMPVRIDFVHLSSYGQGSTSSGEVLVRKDVEISLKDQHVLIVEDIVDSGLTMAFLLQHLQTRRPESLKICCLIDKTERRTVSVPLDYVGFSIDQGFLVGYGLDYAEQHRHYPDICKIQL from the coding sequence ATGTCGCCTGTCATAACGCCTGTTATTTCCCGGCAGCGGATTCAGGAGCAGGTCTATGACCTGGCCACCCGGATCAACCATGATTACGACAATCAGGAGCTGGTGATTATCGGGGTGCTCAAGGGAGTCTTCATCTTTTTAGCCGACTTGGTAAGGCTGCTGAAGATGCCGGTCCGGATAGATTTTGTCCATCTGAGCAGCTACGGCCAAGGCTCAACTTCTTCCGGGGAGGTCTTGGTCCGCAAGGACGTGGAGATATCACTCAAAGACCAACACGTGCTCATCGTCGAGGACATCGTCGATAGCGGCCTTACCATGGCATTTCTCCTGCAGCATCTCCAAACCCGCCGACCCGAGAGTTTGAAAATCTGTTGCCTGATCGATAAGACAGAGCGTCGCACTGTCTCTGTGCCTCTGGACTATGTCGGGTTTTCAATAGACCAAGGCTTTTTAGTGGGCTACGGCCTGGACTACGCCGAACAACATCGTCACTACCCGGATATCTGTAAAATCCAACTATAA
- a CDS encoding glycine zipper family protein — translation MRKIIVLVLLVSFLAVGCSGMSYTTQRTLSGGAVGAAGGAAIGAIAGSAGTGAAIGAGAGVVGGYLYDRYKKSRGEP, via the coding sequence ATGCGGAAAATCATTGTCTTAGTCTTGCTGGTGAGTTTTCTGGCAGTGGGCTGTTCGGGTATGTCGTATACTACTCAACGCACCCTGAGTGGCGGAGCCGTCGGAGCGGCTGGCGGTGCTGCCATCGGCGCCATCGCCGGTTCGGCCGGAACCGGAGCGGCTATCGGGGCCGGCGCCGGAGTTGTCGGCGGGTACCTTTATGACCGCTATAAAAAATCTCGGGGCGAGCCCTGA